CCCGGGACGAGGTGCTGTAGTCGACCAGGGTGTCGTCGACGTCGAGGCACACTGCCCGGATCTCGCCGGTTCTCCGAGGGGTGAAGGTCGGGGCTGCGGTTGTCACCCCGTGAGGCTAGGTGCGGTCACCCCTCGTCCGACTCGACCAGAGAGGTGATATCTGGCGATGCTTGCACGATCAAGCACCGCTGAACCGTCCGATCGCACCAGTCAGATTGCCCCGAGCGCGCGCCGCAATCGCCCGATCGAGCGACTTTGGCCCAACAGTTCCATGCTTTCGTACAGCGGAGGCGAGACGGTACGGCCCGTCACGGCAACCCGCACGGGGGCGTAGGCCTTGCGCGGCTTGAGGCCCAACGTGTCCACAAGGGACACCTTGAGCGCCTCCTCGATCGCGGCGGTCGTCCACTCGGGCAGCGGCTCCAGGGCGGCGATCGCCGCCTCCAGCACGGGGCGCGCGTCCTCGCCGAGCGCCTTGGCCGCGGAGTCCTCCTCGGGCGCGAAGTCCTGCTCCGCGACGAACAGGAACCGGACCATCCCGGACGCTTCGGACAGCACGACCAGCCGCTCCTGCACGAGCGGCGCGACGCCGCCGAGCACGGCGAGCTGTTCGGGCGTGGGCTCGGCCGGCAGCACGCCGTCCTTGACGAGGTGCGGCACGACGCGGCTGACGAACTCCTCCACGGGCAGCGCGCGCAGGTGCGTGGCGTTGATCGCCTCGGCCTTCTTCAGGTCGAAGCGGGCCGGGTTGGCGCTGACCTTGGACAGCTCGAACGCCTCGACCATCTCGGTCATCGAGAAGATGTCGCGGTCGTCGGCGATGGACCAGCCGAGCAGCGCGAGGTAGTTCAGCAGGCCCTCGGGCACGAAGCCGCGGTCCCGGTAGAGGAACAGGTTCGACTGCGGGTCGCGCTTGGACAGCTTCTTGTTGCCCTCGCCCATGACGTAGGGCAGGTGACCGAAGAGCGGGGTGGACGTGGTCACGCCGATCCGGGTCAGCGCCTCGTACAGCGCGACCTGGCGGGGGGTCGACGGGAGCAGGTCCTCGCCGCGCAGCACGTGCGTGATGCCCATGAGCGCGTCGTCGACGGGGTTCACGAACGGGTACAGCGGGTCACCGTTGGCGCGCACCATGACCGGGTCGGGCGTGCTGCCCGCCTTGAACGTGACCTCACCGCGGATCAGGTCGTCGAACGTGATGTCGCGGTCGGGCATGCGCAGGCGCAGCACCGGGTTGCGGCCCTCGGCGCGGTACGCGGCCCTCTGCTCGTCGGTGAGGTCGCGGTCGTAGCCGTCGTAGCCGAGCTTGGGGTCCTGGCCGGCCGCCTTGCGCCGCGCCTCGACCTCCTCGGGCGTGGAGAACGACTCGTACAGCTCGCCCGCCTCGAACAGGCGCTTGGCGATGTCGTCGTAGAGGTCGCGCCGCTGGGACTGCCGGTACGGCGCGTGCGGGCCGCCGACCTCGGGGCCCTCGTCCCAGTCGATGCCCAGCCAGCGCATCGCTTCGAGCAGCGAGAGGTACGACTCCTCGGAGTCGCGGGCCGCGTCGGTGTCCTCGATCCGGAACACCACGGTGCCGCCCACGTGGCGGGCGTACGCCCAGTTGAACAGGGCGGTGCGGATGAGCCCCACGTGGGGCGTGCCGGTCGGCGACGGGCAGAAGCGGACGCGGACCTCTGGGGATGCTGCTGATGCGCTCATGACCCGATCAGCCTATCCGGCTTGACCAACGCGTTTCGCGGGAGCATCCTCAAGTTATTCAACCGGTGTTGAAATCTGAGGGGTGGACCATGGAGAGGACAGGCGTCGTGGTCGTCGGCGGCGGACCGGCGGGCGTGGTGTGCGCGCTGCTGCTGGCCCGCGCGGGCGTGGAGGTGACCGTGCTGGAGAAGCACGGCGACTTCCTGCGCGACTTCCGCGGCGACACGGTGCACGCGTCGACGTTGACGCTGCTGGACGAGCTGGGGCTGGGGCCGTCGTTCGCCGAGGTGCCGCACCGGCTGGTGCAGCGCGTCCAGGTGCTGCTGGACGACGGCCCGGTGACGATGGGCGACATGTCGCGGCTGCGCGGCCCGCACCGGCACATCGCCATGGTGCCGCAGTGGGACTTCCTGGACCTGCTGGCGGACGCGGGCAGGCGCGAGAGGACCTTCGCGCTGCGGATGGGCACCGAGGCGGTCGGCCTGCTCCGCGAGGGCGACCGGGTCACCGGCGTCCGCTACCGCACCGCGGACGGCGCGACCGGCGAGCTGGCCGCGGACCTCGTGGTCGCCGCCGACGGCAGGCGCTCGCTGGTGCGCGACGAGGCCG
This region of Saccharothrix longispora genomic DNA includes:
- the gltX gene encoding glutamate--tRNA ligase; this encodes MSASAASPEVRVRFCPSPTGTPHVGLIRTALFNWAYARHVGGTVVFRIEDTDAARDSEESYLSLLEAMRWLGIDWDEGPEVGGPHAPYRQSQRRDLYDDIAKRLFEAGELYESFSTPEEVEARRKAAGQDPKLGYDGYDRDLTDEQRAAYRAEGRNPVLRLRMPDRDITFDDLIRGEVTFKAGSTPDPVMVRANGDPLYPFVNPVDDALMGITHVLRGEDLLPSTPRQVALYEALTRIGVTTSTPLFGHLPYVMGEGNKKLSKRDPQSNLFLYRDRGFVPEGLLNYLALLGWSIADDRDIFSMTEMVEAFELSKVSANPARFDLKKAEAINATHLRALPVEEFVSRVVPHLVKDGVLPAEPTPEQLAVLGGVAPLVQERLVVLSEASGMVRFLFVAEQDFAPEEDSAAKALGEDARPVLEAAIAALEPLPEWTTAAIEEALKVSLVDTLGLKPRKAYAPVRVAVTGRTVSPPLYESMELLGQSRSIGRLRRALGAI